Proteins found in one Scomber scombrus chromosome 15, fScoSco1.1, whole genome shotgun sequence genomic segment:
- the ggcx gene encoding vitamin K-dependent gamma-carboxylase, with product METRDAVAGAIVGSDGEEQTAKKVAAPKKDNPQTKTRMEQIFGFKKEDLTSWHSLVALLNRPTDPASLGIFRFLFGLLMAIDVTQERGLSHLDYKFLDGAPVCRFPLINFLQPLPMDWMYLVYVVMFLGSLGIMLGCFYRLSCLMFISTYWYIFFLDKTTWNNHSYLYGLIGFQLILMDGNRYWSVDGLRRPAKRNAQVPLWNYTVLRTQIFIVYFIAGVKKLDADWVEGYSMSYLAHHWLFDPFKVILPVELVNILVVHGGGLFLDLTAGYLLFFDATRPYAFFFVSYFHCMNSQLFSIGMFSYTMLATSPLFCYPDWPRRFFAYFPAFLRPVLPFTSTNPQPSTSCVYAETHGTGTERQESPPAAKPSKLRLKHKLGAIFTILYIIEQFFMPYSHFITKGYNNWTNGLYGYSWDMMVHARSHQHVKITYKDGKTGDIGYLNPGVFTQSRRWKDHGDMLKQYATCLNQLLPRYNISDPEIYFDIWVSINERFQQRIFDPRVDIVKADWSPFRPNAWLMPLLVDLSPWRTKFQEIEDSLDNQTEIVFIADFPGLHLENFVSEDLGNTSIHVLQGQVKVEVVDEKKNHTLQAGEQIQVPAGAYHKVYTVSEDPSCYMYIYVNTTEAGLLQNFTKLSELQERVRNGTETEPLPPELLPLMAADDEGAEVNATDPIVRLFLKRQRRMKEVKKRREAGMLERLDRFAVKKYYTIRRGFVMTAIAMRNLAVGLPPLEQLTREVAFANMKEPEAETNQDERLKDEVGHGEL from the exons ATGGAGACGAGAGACGCTGTTGCAG GTGCTATTGTGGGCAGCGATGGAGAGGAACAAACTGCAAAAAAGGTTGCAGCTCCTAAAAAAGACAACCCACAGACTAAAACCAGGATGGAGCAGATCTTTGGGTTCAAGAAGGAGGACCTAACTTCCTGGCATAGTTTGGTGGCCCTTCTGAACCGCCCCACTGACCCTGCATCCCTGGGCATCTTCCGCTTTTTGTTTG GTTTGCTGATGGCTATCGACGTCACGCAGGAACGTGGCCTCAGTCACCTGGACTACAAGTTCCTGGATGGTGCCCCTGTGTGCCGCTTTCCCCTCATCAATTTCTTGCAGCCCCTGCCGATGGATTGGATGTACCTGGTGTATGTGGTGATGTTTCTTG GCTCCTTGGGCATCATGCTCGGCTGTTTCTATCGTCTCTCCTGCCTCATGTTTATTTCGACATACTGGTACATCTTCTTTCTGGACAAGACGACCTGGAACAATCACTCTTACCTCTATGGCCTCATTGGATTTCAGCTCATACTCATGGATGGCAACAGATACTG GTCAGTTGATGGATTGCGGAGACCTGCTAAAAGAAACGCTCAAGTGCCTCTGTGGAATTACACTGTGCTGAGGACACAG atatttattgtatacTTCATTGCTGGAGTTAAAAAGCTGGATGCTGATTGGGTAGAGGGATATTCCATGTCATACTTGGCACACCACTGGCTTTTTGATCCTTTCAA AGTGATTCTTCCGGTGGAGTTAGTAAACATACTGGTGGTGCATGGAGGCGGTCTCTTTCTGGATCTGACCGCCGGATACTTGCTGTTTTTCGATGCCACGCGACCTTatgcatttttctttgtctcctaCTTCCACTGTATGAACTCCCAGCTCTTTAGCATCG GGATGTTTTCCTACACGATGCTGGCCACCAGTCCTCTCTTCTGCTACCCCGACTGGCCAAGAAGATTTTTCGCCTATTTCCCAGCATTCCTCAGGCCAGTCTTGCCATTCACGTCAACGAACCCTCAGCCCAGCACCTCCTGTGTTTACGCTGAGACCCACGGCACCGGTACTGAACGCCAGGAGAGCCCGCCTGCTGCCAAACCTTCCAAACTGAGACTGAAGCACAAGCTGGGAGCTATTTTTACTATCCTCTACATTATCGAGCAGTTCTTCATGCCGTACTCCCACTTCATCACAAAG GGTTACAACAACTGGACCAATGGCTTGTATGGCTACTCGTGGGACATGATGGTTCATGCCCGCAGCCATCAGCATGTTAAGATCACCTACAAAGATGGAAAAACAGGAGATATTGGATACCTGAACCCAGGG GTGTTCACTCAAAGTCGTCGGTGGAAAGACCACGGAGACATGCTGAAGCAGTACGCCACATGCCTCAATCAGCTCCTGCCTCGCTATAATATCTCTGATCCTGAAATATACTTTGACATCTGGGTGTCCATAAATGAACGTTTCCAGCAAAG GATCTTTGATCCCCGTGTGGACATTGTGAAGGCTGATTGGTCACCATTTCGACCAAACGCATGGCTGATGCCTCTTCTGGTCGACCTCTCGCCATGGAGGACCAAGTTCCAGGAGATTGAGGACAGTTTGGACAATCAGACAGAGATCGTCTTTATCGCAGATTTCCCAG GTCTCCACTTAGAAAACTTTGTGAGTGAAGATCTGGGCAACACCAGCATCCATGTGTTGCAGGGTCAGGTGAAAGTTGAGGTAGTGGATGAGAAAAAGAACCACACTCTGCAGGCTGGGGAGCAGATACAG gtACCTGCTGGGGCTTACCATAAAGTGTACACGGTGTCTGAAGACCCTTCTTGCTATATGTACATCTACGTCAACACTACAGAGGCGGGGCTACTGCAGAACTTCACCAAACTGTCTGAGCTGCAGGAGCGTGTTCGCAATGGGACAG AAACTGAGCCTCTTCCTCCTGAGCTGCTGCCTCTTATGGCTGCAGATGACGAAGGGGCGGAGGTCAATGCCACTGACCCCATTGTGCGGCTGTTCCTGAAGAGGCAGCGCCGCATGAAGGAGGTGAAGAAACGCAGGGAGGCAGGCATGCTGGAGCGATTGGACCGctttgctgtgaaaaagtaCTACACGATACGGCGAGG ATTCGTGATGACAGCCATTGCAATGCGGAACCTGGCTGTGGGTCTGCCTCCGCTGGAACAGCTGACCCGGGAAGTCGCCTTCGCCAACATGAAAGAGCCTGAGGCGGAAACCAACCAGGACGAGCGACTCAAAGATGAAGTTGGCCACGGAGAACTTTGA
- the gmcl1 gene encoding germ cell-less protein-like 1, producing the protein MGILGSRFQSPSQGPEEAVEVTGAGRKHGCECKKRKRNAQCDCESEQEEDDAILDTPRRQKLKSTSRYIYQTLFLNGENSDIRICALGQEWNLHKVYLCQSGYFSSMFSGSWKESNMMEISLEIPDQNIDTEALQVVFGSLYRDDVLIKPSRVVSILAAACMLQLDGLIQQCGETMKENISVKTVCGYYACASIYGLDSVMKKCLEWLLNNLMTHQNVDLMKELGADVMEQLIQSSDLFVMQVEMDVYTALKKWMFLQLNPSWDGPIKQLLADADAWLCKRRTDLCEKEPFLNTEEGEPFCSVFKHVRLQYIINDLASARILERDNILPPDWLMAVYKNQWFAMLRTEFDNDNGPQEANKEEFELSSMRCGRKLTKDGDYCWRWTGFNFGFDLLVTYTNRFILFKRNTLSQPCGGAVSLQPRRHLAYRLRLASFDARGKPVCSRSTGYQLLTLEKDQEYVVMNLDSRLLTFPLYVCCNFLYTSSQSDHRPDSPETESSTRSVS; encoded by the exons ATGGGAATTCTGGGCAGCAGGTTTCAGTCCCCCTCTCAGGGACCAGAGGAGGCTGTAGAGGTCACGGGTGCCGGTCGCAAACATGGATGTGAGTGTAAGAAAAGGAAACGAAATGCCCAGTGTGACTGCGAAAGTGAGCAAGAGGAGGACGATGCCATATTAGATACACCTCGCAGGCAA AAATTGAAAAGCACATCACGATACATTTATCAAACCTTGTTCTTGAATGGGGAAAACAGCGACATTCGTATATGTGCCCTGGGACAGGAGTGGAACCTCCACAAAGTATACCTGTGCCAG TCAGGGTATTTCTCCAGCATGTTCAGTGGATCTTGGAAGGAGTCCAACATGATGGAAATCAGTTTGGAGATCCCAGACCAGAACATCGACACTGAAG cCCTACAGGTCGTATTTGGATCTTTGTACCGGGACGATGTTCTGATCAAGCCCAGCAGGGTCGTCAGTATACTTGCCGCTGCTTGTATGCTACAGCTG GATGGCTTGATCCAGCAGTGCGGAGAGACGATGAAGGAAAACATCAGTGTGAAGACTGTGTGCGGTTACTATGCTTGTGCTAGTATCTACGGCTTGGATTCAGTCATGAAAAA GTGTCTTGAGTGGCTTCTCAACAACCTGATGACACACCAAAATGTTGACTTAATGAAAGAACTCGG GGCAGACGTGATGGAGCAGCTCATCCAGTCTTCGGACCTGTTTGTCATGCAGGTGGAGATGGATGTGTACACCGCTCTGAAGAAG TGGATGTTTCTGCAGCTCAATCCATCATGGGACGGACCCATCAAACAGCTTCTGGCTGATGCTGATGCCTGGCTTTGCAAACGCAGGACAG ATCTGTGTGAGAAAGAGCCCTTCTTGAACACGGAGGAGGGGGAACCTTTTTGTTCAGTGTTCAAACACGTCCGTCTGCAGTATATCATCAACGACCTCGCCTCTGCACGCATCCTGGAGAGAGACAACATTTTGCCCCCCG ATTGGTTAATGGCAGTGTACAAAAACCAGTGGTTTGCTATGCTGCGGACAGAATTTGACAATGATAACGG TCCCCAGGAAGCTAACAAAGAGGAGTTCGAGTTGAGCAGCATGAGGTGCGGCAGAAAGCTGACAAAAGATGGAGAT TACTGCTGGCGGTGGACAGGCTTTAACTTTGGttttgacctgctggtgacATACACAAACCGATTCATACTGTTCAAAAGGAATACTCTGAGTCAGCCATGTGGGGGTGCTGTGAGTCTTCAACCTCGGAGACATCTGGCATACAG GTTACGTCTCGCCTCCTTTGATGCTCGTGGAAAGCCGGTCTGCAGTCGCTCGACAGGTTACCAGCTTCTCACCCTGGAGAAAGACCAG GAGTATGTAGTGATGAACCTGGACAGCCGGTTGTTGACATTCCCCCTCTACGTGTGCTGCAACTTCCTTTACACGTCGTCGCAGTCGGACCACCGGCCAGACTCCCCAGAAACGGAGAGCAGCACCCGCAGCGTGTCTTGA
- the fam136a gene encoding protein FAM136A, with protein sequence MAEAHQARVQNVVEEMVQGLERDNIRIMQGRMFRCSAECCERPSDSMSQVHQCIDRCHTPLARAQGLVTSELEKFQDRLSRCTMHCNDKAKDLFDSGAKEPAVKSLMERCVGSCVDDHVNLIPSMTRRLKDNLDSIQQ encoded by the exons ATGGCGGAAGCTCATCAGGCACGAGTTCAGAATGTGGTCGAAGAAATGGTGCAGGGTCTGGAGAGGGATAACATCCGTATAATGCAG ggtCGCATGTTCAGGTGCAGTGCAGAGTGCTGTGAGCGCCCCTCGGACTCCATGTCTCAGGTGCATCAGTGCATCGACAGGTGTCACACTCCTCTGGCCAGAGCTCAGGGACTTGTCACTTCAGAGCTGGAAAAGTTTCAG GACCGTCTCAGCAGATGCACAATGCACTGCAACGACAAGGCGAAGGATCTTTTTGACTCTGGCGCCAAGGAGCCAGCCGTGAAGTCTCTGATGGAGCGCTGTGTGGGTAGCTGTGTGGACGACCATGTAAACCTGATCCCCAGCATGACCCGAAGACTCAAAGATAATTTGGACTCTATACAGCAGTGA